In Alphaproteobacteria bacterium, a single window of DNA contains:
- the accC gene encoding acetyl-CoA carboxylase biotin carboxylase subunit, which produces MFEKVLIANRGEVALRIQRACKEMGIATVAIHSTADVDAMHVRLADESVCIGPPPARESYLNIPAIISAATITNADAIHPGYGFLSENAKFAEIVEEHGFTFIGPSPDHIRLMGDKVQAKLAVKAAGLPVVAGSDGPVLDTDEALEIAGRIGYPVLVKAAGGGGGKGMKVAESPKSLGEAFRFARTEAQAAFGNGSLYLEKYLGHPRHIEVQIVADHHGHVVHLGERDCSLQRNHQKILEEAPSPALNAAERSEIGMIACDAIHKIGYRSLGTIEFLFEDGKFYFIEMNTRLQVEHPVTEAISGLDLVREQIRIATGAPLSLTQAEVRLEGHAIECRINAENPETFAPSPGKVTDYHVPGGLGVRADSALYTGYSVPPYYDSLVAKLIVHGNNRNECLLRMRRALDEYVIGGIETTIPLHRRLVSNNDIINGDYDIHWLERFVGLNR; this is translated from the coding sequence ATGTTCGAAAAGGTGCTCATCGCCAACCGCGGAGAAGTGGCACTGCGCATCCAGCGCGCTTGCAAGGAGATGGGTATTGCGACGGTTGCAATCCATTCGACGGCGGACGTCGACGCGATGCATGTCCGCCTTGCGGATGAGAGCGTTTGCATCGGCCCGCCGCCCGCGCGAGAAAGCTATCTCAATATCCCGGCCATCATCTCGGCCGCGACAATCACGAACGCCGACGCGATCCATCCCGGTTACGGATTCCTGTCCGAAAACGCCAAATTCGCCGAGATTGTCGAGGAGCACGGCTTCACGTTCATTGGCCCATCGCCCGATCACATCCGGCTCATGGGCGACAAAGTCCAAGCTAAATTGGCGGTCAAGGCGGCAGGCCTTCCTGTCGTCGCGGGCTCCGACGGGCCCGTGCTCGACACGGACGAAGCGCTCGAGATTGCGGGGCGGATCGGCTATCCGGTCCTCGTCAAGGCGGCCGGCGGGGGCGGGGGCAAGGGGATGAAGGTCGCAGAATCGCCGAAATCGCTCGGCGAGGCTTTCCGCTTTGCGCGCACCGAAGCCCAGGCTGCCTTCGGCAATGGTTCCCTTTATCTCGAAAAGTATCTGGGCCATCCGCGCCACATCGAGGTGCAGATCGTGGCCGATCATCACGGACACGTTGTCCATCTCGGCGAGCGGGACTGTTCGCTGCAGCGTAACCACCAGAAAATCCTCGAGGAAGCACCGTCGCCAGCGCTGAATGCCGCAGAGAGGAGCGAGATCGGCATGATCGCGTGCGATGCGATTCACAAGATCGGCTATCGCAGTCTCGGTACGATCGAGTTCCTTTTCGAGGACGGGAAGTTCTATTTCATCGAAATGAACACCCGCCTCCAAGTCGAACATCCGGTGACCGAGGCGATTTCGGGGCTCGATCTTGTGCGCGAACAAATTCGCATCGCGACAGGAGCGCCACTGTCCCTCACTCAGGCCGAAGTGCGTCTTGAGGGTCATGCGATCGAATGCCGAATTAATGCCGAGAATCCGGAAACTTTCGCACCCTCGCCTGGAAAGGTGACCGACTACCACGTCCCCGGCGGTTTAGGCGTGCGCGCCGATTCTGCGCTATACACGGGATACAGCGTGCCGCCCTATTACGACAGCCTGGTCGCAAAGCTCATCGTGCACGGCAATAATCGCAACGAATGCCTGCTGCGCATGCGTCGCGCGCTCG
- the aroQ gene encoding type II 3-dehydroquinate dehydratase encodes MVPTVLVLNGPNLNLLGTREPEHYGRQTLSDIEATMRAHARSIGFDIDLRQSNHEGELVDWIQAAHESCVAIVINAGALSHTSIAILDALLACRIPIVEVHLSNIFRRESFRHVSYVSQAARGVICGLGSQGYILALDAIANLVNKSDVP; translated from the coding sequence ATGGTTCCGACGGTGCTGGTCCTGAACGGGCCGAACCTCAACCTCCTCGGTACACGCGAGCCCGAGCATTACGGTCGTCAGACCCTCTCGGACATCGAGGCGACGATGCGCGCACATGCTCGCTCGATCGGTTTCGACATCGATCTCCGTCAATCCAACCACGAAGGCGAATTGGTTGATTGGATTCAGGCGGCGCACGAAAGCTGCGTTGCCATCGTCATCAACGCCGGCGCCTTGAGCCATACCTCGATCGCCATTCTCGACGCACTTCTCGCCTGCCGAATTCCGATCGTCGAGGTGCACTTGTCTAACATCTTCAGGCGCGAATCCTTTCGGCACGTCTCCTACGTTTCCCAAGCGGCGCGCGGGGTCATCTGTGGACTCGGATCGCAAGGCTATATCCTTGCCCTCGACGCAATTGCCAATCTCGTCAATAAGTCGGACGTCCCCTGA
- the fliW gene encoding flagellar assembly protein FliW: MPLTQTIATDLRNSPLVPPAVELSDAVEIDTRFGRFTYSRAKIITMRQGVLGFSGYREFVLLTLPDPRFAQFRLLQCVSEPALSFLVIPNQPAHCGIDPADMSEAFTACGVSGADAAFLLIVTIRKSEGKVGMTVNMRAPIVLDLRRKVAQQYVLANSRYSIRHHL; encoded by the coding sequence ATGCCTCTCACCCAAACTATTGCAACCGATTTGCGCAACTCGCCACTTGTCCCGCCGGCGGTCGAGCTCAGCGATGCGGTTGAAATCGACACACGGTTTGGCCGCTTCACCTATTCCCGCGCGAAGATCATAACGATGCGGCAGGGTGTCCTTGGATTTTCGGGCTATCGTGAATTCGTTTTACTCACCCTGCCCGATCCACGCTTCGCACAATTCCGACTGCTTCAGTGCGTGAGTGAACCAGCACTGTCGTTTCTCGTGATTCCAAATCAACCGGCGCACTGCGGTATCGATCCGGCCGACATGTCCGAAGCATTCACAGCTTGCGGCGTAAGCGGGGCGGATGCCGCCTTCCTTTTGATCGTTACGATCCGCAAAAGCGAGGGGAAGGTGGGCATGACCGTGAATATGAGGGCCCCGATTGTGCTCGATCTTCGCCGCAAGGTTGCGCAGCAATACGTTCTGGCAAATAGCCGATATTCGATCCGCCATCACCTTTAG
- the accB gene encoding acetyl-CoA carboxylase biotin carboxyl carrier protein, whose protein sequence is MLKPEKPIEVPRSEIDSALVRQLAQLLDETGLHELEYATDHWKIRVARHAGVATYIPTSVPATAPGAVAPAATAPMDPAADASHPGAVLSPMVGTVYLAPEPSAATFVQVGDQIKAGDTLLIIEAMKVMNPVAAPRAGRVAKIAVDNGAPVEFGAVLMIVE, encoded by the coding sequence ATGTTAAAGCCAGAGAAGCCAATAGAGGTTCCGAGGAGCGAGATCGATTCGGCACTCGTGCGCCAGCTCGCCCAGCTGCTCGACGAGACGGGCTTGCACGAACTCGAGTATGCAACCGATCACTGGAAAATTCGCGTTGCGCGCCATGCCGGGGTCGCCACTTACATACCGACGAGTGTTCCCGCCACGGCGCCGGGTGCTGTAGCGCCTGCCGCCACGGCGCCGATGGACCCGGCGGCGGACGCGAGTCATCCCGGTGCGGTGCTCTCGCCCATGGTCGGAACGGTCTATCTCGCACCCGAGCCAAGTGCTGCCACATTCGTTCAGGTCGGGGACCAAATCAAGGCCGGCGATACGCTTCTCATTATCGAAGCGATGAAAGTCATGAATCCGGTCGCCGCACCCCGCGCCGGCCGCGTTGCGAAAATCGCCGTCGACAATGGCGCACCGGTCGAATTCGGCGCCGTGTTGATGATTGTCGAATAA